CCAGATCTCAAcaggagctctgcagacacTCTTGAAAGTCTCTGAACAGATTGTGACATCAAGTCAAAGCATGTTGACCTAATAGTAGGTCAAAGTCTGCGACATTGATTCAGCAGTCCAAGATAACACTGCCTTTTTTTATCAGTATCACTTCTGAAGGCTACAGAAATCCTGCTGTTTCTTCCCTGATTACTTCAGAAACGTTCAACTGACCATTCTTTGGCAAAAAGATCTTGACTTTTCTCTCTGGTCCTGGAAATATTAATGGAATACAGTCATGTCTACCCAGGACGAGAGGCAGATAAATACCGAGTATGCTGTATCCTTGCTGGAGCAGTTGAAATTCTTTTATGAACAGCAGTTGCTAACTGACATAGTGTTGATTGTTGAGGGCACTGAATTTCCCTGCCATAAGATGGTTCTTGCAACATGCAGCTCATATTTCAGGTAAGTATTCAAAGCAGGATCTGTTAATTCTAGAAAATCTATGATACCTCCTTTTGAGTGTAATATTATTACTTAATTGAGTAACAATTAATGTGTTGCAGAGAGTTTTAAAGATCAatgaagtaagtaaaaaaaccctagaTATCATTATTTGCCAATTCCAAAAGAGTAAAATAAGTTTTCCAGCATCTTGTGACTTACTCTGGGTAGGTACTGTAGTTTTTACAGTAAGCAGGGGGTGTGCAGAAATCACACTTgtgatgctttgttttctttagggAGCTAATAAAGTCTGAATAATTagaaaatttcttattttttgtaCTTAATCTTTAAAtgcttaatctttttttatttcccaaggTAGGGTAACAAGGGATTATTGAGATGCGGCTATGGGAGTTCCATTGTCATGTTTATTAGCTGTAGTTTCTTAGCAGAAGCCTCTGCTAAAAGTAGGGATTGCTGTGCAAGTTCATGGCTTCGTTTTCTGAatcattttgtttcctctgctCAGCAAAGAAGCCAGAAACTCTTCTCTTGCCTGAGAGTCTTGCTGCAATgcaacagggttttttttgtctgtgtgggttttttgttttgttttctcccactGAGATGCTGTTGcaatttttaattcagtagTTCCTGCTTCCCAGGTgtcctgtttttctgtcttttgaaaagtttttattAATAAGGTATGTTGAGTGCTACTACTTTTTGCAGATACCTTCATAGTAAGTCCTAGAAGGTGAGGGACCACGAATTTTCTGCTGTGATCAATCATTTTTTGTTGGTAACACAGTATAATTAATCTGCCTGTCTGGAAGGAATTGTGAAGCTTGAAATTAGTCTTGATGACATCCGTGCATGTTTTACTTTCCTGATGCGTTGTGGAGGGAGTataacttttctttcccatttaatCAAGGAAAGGTTTGCAAATTCTGGTTTCCCATTGAGATGGGCTCACTATACAGAAcacttctaaaatgttttttgtgcTTTGCCTGCTTTCTTGTGTAGAATACAGAGAATAACTTCTAATGCAGGGAGCTATTCAAGGATTAATTTATTACTTTCACGGAAGTTTTTGTTGCTGCTGGattttgtgttaattttttCATCTCAGATGAGTTGGTGCAATTTTTAGCAACAAGTATTGTGTGATCACTAGATAATGATTATTGCCGTTGGCCTTCTGCAGATGACATAGTTCCAACAGTCTCTAAAATAACAGCCACTGGAAATGTGGCCAGATTTAATGTGGGTGGCTAATCATAAGGTTGGAAAGCTGTCACGAGTCCACGCAGTGTGTTGCATTAGAATATGCAGTCAGATCTCTTATTCATAtgtgtttgtttattatttatggAATGAGGTTTTGGCACTGGTTAAAAGAAGTATCAAGCTTGTGGTTTTGtcatgttctgtttttcttctctacttTGGTTTACAAAAAGATGCTCAGCTTCCTAAATTTAGctttattatgaaaaattgatagccctgaaggaagctgtggggagagggggaagaacagaaaagcatctcTTAGCGTGATCCAGCCACTGTGTACGACTGCAGCCAGCTTACCTTCCGTCTTTGTGCTTGAATGCTGTGCTGCGGCAGctcagctccagcacaggctgctcAGCAGCGCGTAAGCATGCACTAGAACCAGATTCTCTACCAGCAACCTCTTCCTTTCAATGAAGCGGAGTCTCTGCTGGCACTCGTACTGTCTTGCTTACCTCTAAAAAGCTGCATGGCAAGTTGATACTCACTTGGCCAGTCAGTGGTCCCTCTAAAATGCCAGTTGCCCTGAGTTAAGGCACATAGAAGAAGATGGAGTGatggggatggggcaggagggaacGGTGGTGGGGCACTGTCTTTGTGTCAGATGCTTCTTGGAATGACTTTATTTAGGGAGTGTATCTCCATGTCCCCTtcacctctccagctgcaggcagggctgtagGGTGCACCCACCATCCCTTCTCACTTGTCTTGTACCTGGTTTCCTAAAAAGCCCCCAATAAATCTAAAGAGCCTTGAGCTGAATTTTCAATACAACCATAAACACCAAACCTGAATTAATATAAAGGTCTTAAAATCAGTGTTCCCCATTACAGTGCCCTTCTACTTTTTCAGGCAGATGTAATGGACATACTTAGGcggtggttttcttttttttcagaccaAGTCTGATAGTTTTTTCTGTCATTGTCATTTTTTGTCTACAAACTTGAAGTTTACTGCATATTATTATGAATGGTATATAAGAAATACTTCATGGAATGCTAGCGTTTGCTCCTTTTCTGAGCtaactttctcctcctcccagagGAGTAGGCTTTTTGATGTCTTGGCTCAGTCCATTGCATaaatctgctgcttttgttttacaatCTAAAATCTATCTGTATAtgtttcagctgtattttctggaGGCTGTTTCTTCCCTCTTATCATCACCTGACATAGGAAAAGGTTTCAAATTTCATCATTAAAACTCTAAAATCATTGGAGTTCTCTGCTGATTAAGACAAAAGAGTTtgcataaatataaaatatttctacagaAGGCACTGATGGTACTTTCTGAATGTTCTGTACAAGTGCTTTATCTTAAATACTAGATGGTAGCCTAAGGTAAATACTAAACACCTGTAAACAGGCAACCAAAGAGACTGTTCACTTTTTGGAGTGTAATCACTGAAGGCTTACAGGTGATAACTGACTCTAAGATTCCTGTACTTACTGTTGGTCCTTGTCTTAATATGTCTATTTCTCTTCAGAGCCATGTTCATGAGCGGGCTAAGCGAAAGTAAACAAACACATGTACACCTGAGGAATGTGGATGCAGCCACTTTGCAAATTATCATAACTTATGCATACACGGGTAACTTGGCAATAAGCGACAGCACGGTAGAACAGCTTTATGAAACTGCCTGCTTCTTACAGGTAGGAACACTTTATTTGGAGTATGAAATAACTGCTTCTAATCTCTGgaccattttttctttatcttgtTAAACAGTCTTTTCTGTTTAGTCATTTCAAAATACTCTTGTTCAGTTTGCTCAGTGTAGACAGCAGTTGCTTGCCAGGTATGTTTCGTGTACccattcctcctttctttaTGGACCCTGTGGAGGGTGGAAGTAAAACAGTGCACTTCTGATATTTAGATAATTAGTTTCTCCAGCAGACGTGATTATGTGATGCACTTGATCTGTATGAATCAGTTGAGTAAGTAACTGCTGTgtttttgtgtatatatatagtattCCAGGCCTGAACTCTGGAGTTCAATACTAAATGCGGGTACTTTTACCTGCTGCTGCTACGTGAAGGAATAGGTTGTACATAGTAATGCTTAGCgtgtttcttcttctgcattacAGGTAGATGATGTGTTACAACGGTGTAGAGAATACTTAATCAAAAAAATTAACGCAGAAAATTGTGTGCGTCTTTTAAGTTTTGCTGATCTCTTCAGCTGTGAAGAATTAAAACAGAGTGCTAAAAGAATGGTAGAGCACAAGTTCACAGCCGTGTACCACCAGGAGGCTTTCATGCAACTGTCACATGATCTACTGATAGATATTTTAAGCAGTGACAATTTAAACGTGGAAAAGGAGGAGACAGTTCGTGAAGCTGCTATGTTATGGCTGGAGTACAACACAGAGTCACGGTCGCAGTATTTGTCCTCTGTTCTTAGCCAAATCCGAATTGATGCACTTTCAGAAGTAACGCAGAGAGCCTGGTTTCAAGGCTTACCACCTAATGATAAATCAGTAGTGGTGCAAGGACTCTACAAATCGATGCCCAAGTTTTTCAAGCCCAGACTTGGTATGACAAAAGAGGAAATGATGATATTCAttgaagctgctgctgaaaacccTGGTAGTCTTTATTCTTCTGTCTGTTATAGCCCCCAGGCAGAAAAAGTTTACAAACTCTGCAGCCCTCCTGCTGACTTGCATAAGGTTGGGACACTGGTAACTCCTGATAATGACATCTATATAGCAGGTGGGCAAGTTCctctgaaaaacacaaaaaccaacCACAGTAAAAGCAGCAAACTCCAGGCTGCCTTCAGAACTGTGAATTGCTTTTACTGGTTTGATGCACAGCAGAACACTTGGTTTCCAAAGACACCGATGCTCTTTGTTCGTATAAAGCCATCCCTGGTCTGCTGTGAAGGATACATCTATGCAATTGGAGGAGATAGCGTCGGTGGAGAACTCAACAGGAGAACTGTGGAGAGATACGATACCGAGAAGGATGAGTGGACCATGGTAAGCCCATTGCCTTGCGCGTGGCAGTGGAGCACAGCAGTAGCAGTTCACAACTGCATTTATGTAATGGCACACAACTTGATGTACTGTTATTTTCCCAGGTCAGATGCTTGGGTAGAAATGGCTATGCGACAAACAAGTAGATGTtttgcttcagctgctgcttttggtgATAAAATATTCTATATTGGAGGACTGCATATTGCCAGCAATTCTGGTATAAGGCTCCCAAGCAGTACTGTAGATGGGTCTTCCGTAACTGTGGAAATCTATGACgtgaataaaaatgaatggaGAATGGCAGCCAATATCCCTGCCAAGCGGTATTCTGACCCGTGCGTTAGAGCCGTCGTGATATCTAATTCTTTATGCGTCTTCATACGAGAAACCCACATGAACGAGAGAGCGAAGTATGCCACCTATCAGTATGATCTGGAGCTCGATCGCTGGTTTCTAAGGCAGCACATATCAGAACGTGTGCTGTGGGACTTGGGGAAAGACTTTCGGTGCACTGTAGGAAAGCTGTATCCATCTTGCCTTGAAGAGTCCCCATGGAAACCTCCAACGTATCTCTTCTCACCAGATGGAGCCGATGAATTTGAGCTGGATGGGGAGATGGTTACTTTACCACCTGTATAGCTCCCACATTGGACTGCACAACTGATTCTGTGCTCAGTTATCTTGAAATAAATGGTTGTGAAAGAACAGGTCTGGAAGCAGAAGCGTCAAACCTGTCTTTCATGAGTTGTATTTTTATGCCCTACCTAACACTTGCCGCCATTCAGTATGAATCAGTGAAACGAGCAGATAGGCTTCCATAATCTGAAATACTATTACCTGGTAATTGAGAAACGTATATGTATATCATGAGCTTAAGCATCCGACTTGTCTGAAGAATTAATGCGTAGTTCTATGAAGTCTTGGTTCAGGAAAAttagctgcagaaaaaaagtagttacTGTTTCTAGGATGATGTCACAACTCTTTTGAAAGTATCTTCCAGTTATATTTGAACTACTTCTGGATATTCTACTTAAGTGCTAGTTCTGTAATTGTCAGTGTGGCCTAATTAAAGGACTGTGCTGCACTTACTTAATACTAATATCCATGTTGGTATAGTAatgccattaaaagaaaaagaaacaaatcccATGGATCTACCTGTGGTAGGAAGGGTAGATCTTCCATTGTATGGTAACATGCAGGGCAAAGTGACTGCAGGTTCAGTCAAGCTGTATTATTAGGTGCATGTATTCTATTTTCACTAACTTATACCTGTCTATTTAGAATACAGGTCTTCCAAGCAGCTGGTAGTTTACCAGGTGTGGACTTAAGTTGCTGGGCTTGCAATAGGAGTTGTCAGCCCTCACAGTGCGGGTCTATGTGGAGCTTTAATCCGTAAATGTCTCCACGTTCTGTATTACAGTAACATTGGCTCATGTATATTACTTCCTGCTGCTGATGTATTTTTCCATTGTAAAACAAAGTTTTAGTGTGGATTAACCaggtctttattttctgttaatttaatAACAAGCATTACTGTAGTGTGATTGTGTATAGATATCCCTTAGCTATCAGGTTTTTTACTTTGGGGGGGAGCAAACTGTTCAGGAATATCCTGTGCTCTGTGTGCAGGAGAGCAGATGACTAGTGCTGCTCTGGCATTAATCCCAGGAACCACTAGCAGTAGCGGGGCGCTGCCAATCTAACATGAACACAGGTGCTTCATGACAAACCTTACTAGCATGTTCAGCTGCATCATGTTCTGGCACTGTATTTTGAATGacattaatttattaaaaaagactGAATCCAACTGAGTTTGAGTGTGCTTTCTGATTGAAGTAGATACAGTTATGACACCCCTGCACCACATGCACACTTCTGGCAAGTAGTTTGTTGAAGGCAACTTGAAATAGTTGAGCTGTGAAAAGCCTGGAGACACGTACAGTAGTCGACTGTGCTTACTAGGTCAGTAGTGGAAGCTGGAAATGAGGTGTTCAAGTCAAACTGAGGATTATGTGGAACTTGAACCCTTCACTCTGATTTTTGTAAATCAGCACTTCTCCCATCATGGGACAGATTCTGCTCTACTGAAAGTGAAGAACAGCAGTGATTAAGGAGGTAATGAGGAATCTTTTCCATAAGCTTAGAAGATGGGAGAcctattttcattctgtaaTATCAAGAGCAAATTTATTCATGCTGTTGTCCAGACTGTCACTGACTTTCCCTTAATTCTGTTTCTTAGTCCAGTAAATACAGCTTTCAACAAAGATGACacctatatattttttttgtggcCAGGTCTCAAGTGGATTTACAAAGTTTTGTACCATTATTAAAGTTTTTGACTGGAAAAGGGACTTTAGATAAACCTGCCTTATATAAAACTCTTCCTACTGCTTTGGCATTTTGTACCATGTAAAGATTTATAGGACCCAGAATAATGATGGCTCCAACAGAAAGAGGTaagctaccttttttttttttttttttaatgaaggtaAATAACATGTTTGCATTTACCATtacatcaacttttttttttttttttaaatgcctgaatCACTTCGATAAGAGGGGAGAAGTGACTCAGGGGATCCTGCTGACAGGTCTGTTTACATTGCTTTCATGTAGTCTGGGATGTGCAGTTCCAAGCCTGTTCAAGGGagtataaattaaaagaaaaaaacagtgatacTACTTTATAATGCAATCTGGAGAATCACATACCTCAGGCAAAAACACGAGCAGTCTCCTAGTCACTCCAGTGTGAATGGACTGCTCAGTGCTGTGGGTCATTCTCACTTCAGCCTACTGTAGCAGGCTGCACTAGGCTTTAGGACAAGCCTCTGTTCTTCAGGTGTAGATGATTTATAGATAGTGGAGGAGCACAATAGGGTGGTTCTGTTACTGAGAACTTCCAACTTCAGTTTGAAGTCTTGGGCATAGTTTCTTACcaaaggggcaggggggggaaataaattTGAATAGGAAATAGGTCACTAAATTGCAGTGGCTGTAAGTTGCCTCACAGAAGCTGGAAAAACACTCCTTAATTTTATCCATTTAGgaacatcttttaaaatacagccagTCTACATGACTTCTGCTagtctgcatttttattctgcattttttgtatttcatatgGTCTAAGATGATGTAGTACaccttatttaaaattaatttactgtt
This Gavia stellata isolate bGavSte3 chromosome 6, bGavSte3.hap2, whole genome shotgun sequence DNA region includes the following protein-coding sequences:
- the KBTBD2 gene encoding kelch repeat and BTB domain-containing protein 2 — its product is MSTQDERQINTEYAVSLLEQLKFFYEQQLLTDIVLIVEGTEFPCHKMVLATCSSYFRAMFMSGLSESKQTHVHLRNVDAATLQIIITYAYTGNLAISDSTVEQLYETACFLQVDDVLQRCREYLIKKINAENCVRLLSFADLFSCEELKQSAKRMVEHKFTAVYHQEAFMQLSHDLLIDILSSDNLNVEKEETVREAAMLWLEYNTESRSQYLSSVLSQIRIDALSEVTQRAWFQGLPPNDKSVVVQGLYKSMPKFFKPRLGMTKEEMMIFIEAAAENPGSLYSSVCYSPQAEKVYKLCSPPADLHKVGTLVTPDNDIYIAGGQVPLKNTKTNHSKSSKLQAAFRTVNCFYWFDAQQNTWFPKTPMLFVRIKPSLVCCEGYIYAIGGDSVGGELNRRTVERYDTEKDEWTMVSPLPCAWQWSTAVAVHNCIYVMAHNLMYCYFPRSDAWVEMAMRQTSRCFASAAAFGDKIFYIGGLHIASNSGIRLPSSTVDGSSVTVEIYDVNKNEWRMAANIPAKRYSDPCVRAVVISNSLCVFIRETHMNERAKYATYQYDLELDRWFLRQHISERVLWDLGKDFRCTVGKLYPSCLEESPWKPPTYLFSPDGADEFELDGEMVTLPPV